A stretch of DNA from Candidatus Binatia bacterium:
CTGCACGGTTATCCCATCGGAATCGTGGCCAACAACGGCATCCTGTTTTCGGATTCCTCCCAGAAAGCGGCCCAGTTTATTCAACTATGCAACAAGCTCGACGTGCCGATCCTGTTCTTGCAAAACATCACGGGCTACATGGTGGGCGTGCAATACGAGCAAGGTGGGATCATCAAAGACGGCGCCAAGATGATCAATGCGGTCGCGAACTCCACGGTGCCGATGTTCACGGTGATGATTGGCAGCTCTTACGGGGCTGGAAACTACGGCATGTGCGGGCGCGCCTACGATCCCCGCTTTTTGTTTACCTGGCCCAACCACAAGATTGCAGTCATGGGCCCGGAGCAACTAGCTGGCGTGATGTCCATCGTACGGCGGCAGGCTGCGGAACGATCCGGACTGCCTTACGACGAGGAACAGGACCGAACGATCCGGCAAATGGTCGTGCAGCAAATGGAACAAGAATCCAATGCCTTTTACGCCACCGCGCGGCTGTGGGACGATGGCATTATCGATCCGCGCGATACCCGAACGGTTCTGGGTATCGCGCTCAGCGCCGCCTTCAACAATGTGGTCAAAGGGTCGGACACCTTCGGGGTGTTTCGGATGTAGCGAGGAGGTTCGGGGTGGGCCGTTTTCATAAAGTGCTCGTTGCGAATCGCGGGGAAATTGCGCGGCGGATTTTCCGAGCTTGCCGAGAACTCGGTTTACGGACGGTGGCGCTCTACGCCGATCCGGATCGGGAAGCGCCATTCGTACGCGAGGCTGACGAAGCTGTCGCCCTCGGCGCGCCAGTGACGGGCCAGGGGTTCCTTGCCATCGAAACCATCATTGCCGCAGCCAAACGAACCGGCGCGGATGCCATTCATCCCGGCTACGGGTTTTTGGCCGAAAACGCCGACTTTGCGCAAGCGTGCGCCGACGCAGGTTTAGTCTTTGTTGGCCCACCTCCGAAGGCAATTCGGGCGATGGGCACGAAAATCGAGGCCAAACAGATTGCCCAAAGAGCAGGCGTTCCCATCATTCCGGGTTTTTCTGCGCGCGGTCTCGGCAAGGCCGCAATCCTGGAACGAGCGCGCGAGCTCGGGTTGCCACTTCTCGTCAAAGCGTCGGCAGGTGGCGGGGGCAAAGGGATGCGCCTGGTCGAGCGCATGGAAGATCTCGAAGGTGCGCTCGAAGGAGCCGCCCGCGAGGCGGAAAGTGCCTTCGGGGACGCAACCCTGCTGGTGGAGCGGTACGTGGAGAGGCCACGCCATATCGAGATCCAAGTGCTCGCCGACGAACACGGCAACGTGGTGCACTTGTTCGAGCGTGAGTGCTCTATCCAACGGCGCTATCAAAAAATTTTCGAGGAGGCCCCCTCACCCTTCGTCAACGACTTGCTGCGCGAACGTATGGGGGCCGCCGCCGTCGCGCTGGCCAAGGCGATCGGGTACGTCAATGCAGGCACGGTCGAATTCGTGGTAGATCCACATGGGGCTTTTTACTTCTTGGAGATGAACACTCGGCTGCAAGTCGAGCACCCCGTCACGGAAGAGATTACCGGGCTTGACCTGGTACGCCTTCAACTCGAAATCGCCCAAGGGGAACCGATCCCGTTTGCTCAAGAGGATCTCGTCATTCGGGGGCACGCCATCGAAGCGCGACTGTATGCCGAAGACCCCTGGCAAGATTTTCTGCCTTCGACCGGCACCATTGTATGCTGGGAGCCCGCACCCGTTCCCGGCGTACGCTACGAGAGCGGCGTCGAACAAGGCTCCGCGGTCACGATTTACTACGACCCCATGCTCGCCAAGATCATCGCTTGGGGTTCGAACCGCAACGAGGCCGTGCGCAGGCTCTCTCGCGCGCTCGAGCAACTCCGTGTTCACGGAGTCGCGTGCAACCGAGAATTTTTGCTTCGTGTGTTGAGCCACGACGAGTTTCGCGCCGCGAATTTCGACACTCACTTTATCGCCCAGCATCCCGAGTTGCTGGCACCGCCCGACTATCTTACGGCCGGGCACCTGCACGCAATTGCCGCCGCGTTGTGGGAGCAACAACGCCGCCGGCAGCACACCAGTGTGCTGGCCTCGATTCCGTCCGGGTGGCGGAACAATCCTACGCAGCGCCAATGGGTCGAGTACAAATGCCGAGACGCCGTCATTCGCGTCGAGTATCGTTTGGGCAAAGGCAGCGAGTTCGAGGCGCTGGCGGGCAACTCTCTCCACCAGGGCCACTTGCTCGCTGTGGATGACCGCGGCATTGCGCTGGAAATCGATGGCCTGCGTCGCCGTTATGCCGTTACGGCTGCCGGGACGTTGCGATACGTAGACAGTGTTCTCGGGTCTTCGGTCTTGGAAGAACTGCCGCGCTTTCCTCTTCCGGAAATGGAAACGGTCCGTGGAGGTTGTACGGCACCGATGCCCGGTCGCATTGTCGCGGTGCGGGTCAGCCCGGGGGAGGAGGTGGAGCGCGGGCAAGTGCTGGCGGTACTCGAAGCCATGAAGATGGAACACGAAGTCGCCGCTCCCCACGCTGGCACGGTGCGCGAGGTACTGGTAGAGCCCGGCCAACAAGTAGAGGCAGGCGCAGTGCTCGTGGTCATCGAGCCACGAGACTCAGCCGCAGGAATGCACTGACTTCGCCGGGAGCCCACATGCAAGGCATTCGATATCGGACACATAACGGAGTCGCGGAGATCACTCT
This window harbors:
- a CDS encoding putative acetyl/propionyl carboxylase alpha subunit AccA2, with the protein product MGRFHKVLVANRGEIARRIFRACRELGLRTVALYADPDREAPFVREADEAVALGAPVTGQGFLAIETIIAAAKRTGADAIHPGYGFLAENADFAQACADAGLVFVGPPPKAIRAMGTKIEAKQIAQRAGVPIIPGFSARGLGKAAILERARELGLPLLVKASAGGGGKGMRLVERMEDLEGALEGAAREAESAFGDATLLVERYVERPRHIEIQVLADEHGNVVHLFERECSIQRRYQKIFEEAPSPFVNDLLRERMGAAAVALAKAIGYVNAGTVEFVVDPHGAFYFLEMNTRLQVEHPVTEEITGLDLVRLQLEIAQGEPIPFAQEDLVIRGHAIEARLYAEDPWQDFLPSTGTIVCWEPAPVPGVRYESGVEQGSAVTIYYDPMLAKIIAWGSNRNEAVRRLSRALEQLRVHGVACNREFLLRVLSHDEFRAANFDTHFIAQHPELLAPPDYLTAGHLHAIAAALWEQQRRRQHTSVLASIPSGWRNNPTQRQWVEYKCRDAVIRVEYRLGKGSEFEALAGNSLHQGHLLAVDDRGIALEIDGLRRRYAVTAAGTLRYVDSVLGSSVLEELPRFPLPEMETVRGGCTAPMPGRIVAVRVSPGEEVERGQVLAVLEAMKMEHEVAAPHAGTVREVLVEPGQQVEAGAVLVVIEPRDSAAGMH